A stretch of the Osmerus eperlanus chromosome 10, fOsmEpe2.1, whole genome shotgun sequence genome encodes the following:
- the lrrk1 gene encoding leucine-rich repeat serine/threonine-protein kinase 1 codes for MSYWSVGLSPATGETVSNMEAQDGVVEDMGAKVSLLGGGGSGVGLGPSPTLENIQAAYGGGQTDEAREMIQQAFCVECSPGGPRVEAVRLLCVAAQHGDIESVRYLLRDARVAMPLEPTEHHPAIQAAQHGHPCLVRELLDSVPGPCLRRDLLNWMLATACQQGHLEVVRLLVQDYHADADDCAIHSDEFAVITGLPLYAAARAGNEEIASFLLQNGAGFSSYTLMDHPVFSRTLLRQRLETSHTEGECLCVCWSGLKLPWLELDWFMDLSSRITKLDLSSNCLAALPSVVPWGLIQLHTLDLSNNNLKDLPSALSSQEIICSKLQQVNLSQNQLTSLPTGLLHLTRIQRLSATKNHLTSLFDLSNDTNWIGLRKLEELDVSDNLLTSLSTTILHCFKSLNSLNVCRNTLSSFPDPWACPLKICRASSNLIESLPNTISIFWKTQLQEVDFSDNVLKELPSYIFELEALVSLRLCGNQISTLPAPSKWRCSLLRTLDLSRNQLGRTEEVTKTSRLAFLTTWHRRDPDPVCPIEFPVILRDSLEVLILNDNQLECVPQSVCCLKNLTELYLSNNPAIRELPAELGQLSNLWQLDIDDLNITNVPQEIRKEGSVSVLAHLRAHLRKAEPCKLLKMIVIGPPRQGKTALLEALRTGRTSPFTPPERSISTSTWELDRPNGIKTGTSSVVFNVWDIGGPASMSTVNQCFFTDQTFYLVTWNLALGEEAVANLQNWLLNIEARAPNSAVVVVGTHLDLIDTKFRTERVATLRAYILALCRSPSGARATGYPDVTWKHLHEVSCKTLEGLDGLKRLVYNVACTMKLSSSSASGQKLLGRLIPRSYLALQEAVIAEHQRHDAEDEVQYLTETELDRIIEQNPGSDIRDYEDLQSAISFLIETGTLLHFPDTSHGLCMLYFLCPVWLSECLERIIHLRSSRSVARNGVIRAEDLRMLLVGTGFTQQTEEQYFQFLAKFEIALPVANNSYLLPHLLPPKPAMDIHGFRQQTNNTLQRLFKMSFVPAGFWERFIARMLISLTQMDLQSFEPKRNPRSGRGRNTVIYSFAGTQQRSRCSTFRVRRSQTIYWKEGLLVTFDGGYLSVESSDVNWKRKKSGGIKIICQSETRDFSAMAFITDHVNSLIEQWFPALTASESDGSPLIEQYALCPLCVSTARQDQGQGQGQDQGQGQGQGQDQGQDQGQPPALSTGVGAGEAGGGEGDGVHYFNMEKCVLAAVETDHISCPQHPETLVPLQELVPELFMTDFPSRLFLEKAHLESTEEEKDIIGQGGSGTIIYRARYREQPVAIKRFHFKKCRQQSLSCDTDTMVKHLQAADACRSFSEFRQEASMLHSLQHPCIVALVGISIHPLCFALQLAPLGSLNTVLEERHRGSRYMPLGHMLTFRVAYQIAAGLAYLHKKSIIFCDLKSDNILVWSLEVCDPVNIKLSDYGISRQSFHEGALGVEGTPGYQAPEIRPGIVYDEKVDMFSYGMVQYELLSGCRPALGHHQLQIAKKLSKGIRPALGSPQEVQFHCLHNLMMECWDTKPEKRPLAVQCVRQMQQPSFPCLRYLLSCDTHSQLFLSHLQGHSAVFWDGDKDNRNYSVVNMERGQVEVKRMACPGSQLSCQMKMNNTLWIATEEQEVFIYSLKEMCPLSQPQKHLCFPAIVTCLFPVPAIAQNLARVFAGMADGLVAVYTLVEDMPIEGDTYLCSHTINRTVFGLEDSDPRQRPYPVRTMVLVCSGSQLWYSNGPGVLVLDCQSLQPLQRLEPYSPPSCVTALASSLCVWGEEAVWALDDHTNTLLLYHAASYQLCATYSCGDTNPLRDVFTVQRPGGATVATTPDIELESPVAEETEPEWLTGEVTLIYSEEAGTQIIQHQDSLTDYCSMTSDSALSSELQGLDRSSSGALSSLASSISMPLSTDYEETDRTPDLKPGTLTETDHPDTGHQPDHPEKDTAETDPCVKPTPPPLQAFNVLTVNGTVWIPRRGGDVMVIEVQQQADQLRGRVIAVLRPPENSSNGILEEAALVAKDTVVCGFRKENSEWCLCVWRGWGSRELEVFYQSYEELGRLEIGLRKRR; via the exons GTGCGTCTCTTGTGCGTGGCTGCTCAGCATGGTGACATTGAGAGTGTGAGATACCTCCTCCGTGATGCCCGCGTGGCCATGCCCCTGGAGCCCACAgagcaccaccctgccatccagGCTGCCCAGCACGGCCACCCCTGCCTGGTCAGGGAGCTGCTGGATTCTGTACCTG gcccaTGTCTCAGGAGGGATCTGTTAAACTGGATGCTGGCTACGGCGTGTCAGCAGGGTCATTTAGAGGTTGTCCGTCTGCTTGTCCAGGATTACCATGCCGATGCAGATGACTGTGCAATCCACAGTGATGAGTTTGCTGTCATCACAGGACTGCCTCTTTATGCTGCTGCACGTGCAG GTAACGAGGAGATAGCCAGCTTCCTGCTCCAGAATGGTGCAGGCTTCTCTTCCTACACCCTGATGGACCACCCAGTCTTCAGCAGGACACTTCTCAGACAGAGGCTGGAGACCtcccacacagagggagag tgtctctgtgtgtgctggtctgGTCTGAAGCTGCCATGGCTGGAGCTGGACTGGTTCATGGACCTGTCATCTCGTATCACCAAGCTGGACCTGTCGTCTAACTGTCTGGCCGCTCTGCCCTCCGTGGTTCCCTGGGGCTTGATACAGCTGCACACCCTGGACCTGTCAAACAACAACCTCAAAGACCTGCCCTCGGCACTCAGCTCTCAGGAGATCATCTGCTCcaa ATTGCAGCAAGTGAATCTGTCTCAGAACCAGTTGACCAGCCTGCCAACAGGCCTGCTGCATCTTACCAGGATCCAGAGACTCTCTGCTACCAAGAACCACCTCACCTCTTTGTTCGACCTGTCTAATG atACTAACTGGATAGGCCTGCGTAAGCTGGAGGAATTGGACGTGTCTGACAACctgctgaccagcttgtccacgACCATCCTGCACTGCTTCAAGTCCCTCAACTCTCTCAACGTCTGCAGGAacacactctcctccttccctgacCCCTGGGCCTGTCCCCTG aAGATCTGTCGAGCCTCGTCGAACTTGATTGAGAGTCTTCCCAACACCATCTCCATCTTCTGGAAAACCCAGCTCCAAGAGGTGGATTTCTCAGACAACGTCCTGAAAGAACTGCCTTCTTACATATTCGAGCTTGAG gCCCTGGTCTCCTTACGTTTGTGTGGGAATCAGATCTCCACCCTACCAGCACCCAGCAAGTGGAGGTGCTCTCTTCTCAGGACACTAGACCTCTCCAGAAACCAGCTGGGCAG AACTGAGGAGGTCACTAAAACCAGCAGGCTGGCCTTCCTAACCACATGGCACCGCAGAGACCCCGACCCAG TGTGTCCTATCGAGTTTCCAGTCATTTTGCGGGACTCACTGGAAGTACTTATCCTGAATGACAACCAGCTGGAGTGTGTGCCTCAGTCTGTGTGCTGCCTGAAGAACCTTACAGAACTGTATCTGTCCAA TAACCCAGCTATCCGGGAGCTTCCTGCAGAGCTTGGCCAGCTGTCCAACCTATGGCAGCTGGACATCGACGACCTCAACATAACTAACGTTCCCCAGGAGATCAGGAAGGAAG gttctgtgtctgtgctcgCTCACCTCCGAGCGCACCTGCGAAAGGCAGAACCTTGCAAGCTGCTGAAGATGATTGTGATTGGTCCCCCTCGCCAGGGGAAGACAGCCCTCCTGGAGGCGCTGCGGACGGGCAGGAcgtcccccttcaccccccccgaACGCAgcatctccacctccacctgggaGCTGGACAGACCCAACGGGATTAAAACTGGt ACCAGCTCTGTGGTGTTCAACGTGTGGGACATCGGCGGGCCTGCCAGCATGTCCACGGTCAACCAGTGTTTCTTCACTGACCAAACCTTTTACCTGGTCACCTGGAACCTGGCTCTGGGCGAGGAAGCCGTGGCCAACCTGCAGAACTGGCTGCTCAACATCGAG gctCGGGCTCCTAACTCTGCTGTGGTCGTGGTAGGCACACATCTGGACCTGATTGACACCAAGTTCCGTACAGAGCGGGTCGCAACGCTGCGCGCCTACATCCTGGCTCTCTGCCGCTCTCCCTCCGGCGCCCGGGCAACGGGGTACCCAGACGTTACCTGGAAACACCTGCA cgagGTGTCATGTAAGACTCTGGAGGGTCTGGATGGTCTGAAGAGGCTGGTCTACAACGTGGCCTGCACCATGAAGCTGAGCAGCAGCTCTGCCAGTGGCCAGAAGCTGCTGGGCAGACTG ATCCCGCGCAGCTACCTGGCCCTGCAGGAGGCCGTGATAGCGGAGCACCAGAGACACGATGCCGAGGACGAGGTCCAGTACCTCACCGAGACCGAGCTGGACAGGATCATCGAGCAGAacccaggaagtgacatcagagACTATGAGGACCTGCAGAGCG cCATCAGCTTCCTGATAGAGACAGGTACTCTGCTGCACTTCCCTGACACCAGCCACGGCCTGTGCATGCTCTACTTCCTGTGTCCTGTCTGGCTGTCGGAGTGTCTGGAGAGAATCATCCATCTGAGGAGCTCTCGGTCCGTGGCCAGGAACGGCGTCATCCGGGCCGAAGACCTCCGG ATGCTGCTGGTGGGGACCGGCTTCACTCAGCAGACGGAGGAGCAGTACTTCCAGTTTCTGGCCAAGTTTGAGATAGCGCTGCCGGTGGCCAACAACAG TTACTTGCTGCCCCACCTCCTGCCTCCCAAGCCAGCCATGGACATCCATGGTTTCCGGCAGCAGACCAACAACACCTTGCAGAGGCTCTTCAAGATGAGCTTCGTCCCTGCAGGCTTCTGGGAGCGCTTCATAGCCAGGATGCTGATCAGCCTCACCCAGATGGACCTGCAG TCGTTTGAGCCGAAGAGGAACCCGAGGAGCGGACGCGGCAGGAACACGGTGATCTACAGCTTCGCTGGGACCCAGCAGAGGAGCCGCTGCAGCACCTTCAGAGTGCGCCGCAGCCAGACCATCTACTGGAAGGAGGGGCTGCTGGTCACCTTTGACGGGGGCTACCTAAG cgTGGAGTCTTCCGATGTGAActggaagagaaaaaaaagtggaGGCATTAAGATTATCTGCCAATCAGAAACCAGGGATTTCTCAGCCATGGCCTTCATCACGGATCACGTCAACTCCCTCATCGAGCAGTGGTTCCCTg CTCTGACTGCCAGCGAGAGTGACGGGAGCCCCCTGATCGAGCAGTATGCCCTGtgccccctgtgtgtgtccacggcccgccaggaccagggccagggccagggccaggaccagggccagggccagggccagggccaggaccagggccaggaccagggccagcccccagccctcagcaccggggtgggggcgggggaagcaggaggcggggagggagatggagtacACTACTTTAACATGGAGAAGTGTGTGTTGGCGGCGGTAGAGACGGACCACATCAGCTGTCCCCAGCACCCCGAGACCCTTGTCCCCCTCCAGGAGCTGGTCCCTGAACTCTTCATGACAGACTTCCCATCACG cctgTTCCTGGAGAAGGCCCATCTGGAGAgcacggaggaggagaaggacatcATTGGTCAGGGAGGCAGTGGCACCATCATTTACAGGGCGCGTTACCGTGAGCAACCAGTCGCCATCAAACGCTTCCACTTTAAGAAATGCAGACAGCAGAGCCTCAGCTGTGACACAG acaCCATGGTGAAGCACCTCCAGGCGGCGGACGCGTGTCGCAGCTTCTCAGAGTTCCGTCAGGAGGCCAGCATGCTCCACTCCCTGCAGCACCCGTGCATCGTGGCCCTGGTGGGCATCAGCATCCACCCGCTGTGCTTCGCCCTGCAGCTGGCCCCGCTGGGCAGCCTCAACaccgtcctggaggagaggcacAGAG GCTCCAGGTACATGCCCCTGGGTCACATGCTCACCTTCAGAGTGGCCTATCAGATCGCAGCGGGGCTGGCCTACTTGCACAAGAAGAGCATCATCTTCTGTGACCTGAAGTCTGACAACATCCTGGTGTGGTCCCTCGAG GTGTGCGACCCCGTCAACATCAAACTGTCAGACTACGGCATCTCTCGCCAGTCCTTCCATGAGGGggcgctgggggtggagggcacTCCCGGGTACCAGGCTCCGGAGATCCGACCAGGCATAGTCTACGATGAGAAG gtGGACATGTTCTCTTATGGCATGGTTCAGTATGAGCTCCTGTCTGGGTGCAGGCCAGCTCTGGGTCACCATCAGCTCCAGATAGCTAAGAAGCTGTCCAAGGGCATCAGGCCGGCTCTGGGCAGCCCTCAAGAGGTCCAGTTCCACTGTCTCCACAACCTGATGATGGAGTGCTGGGACACCAAGCCTGAGAAG aggcCCCTggctgtgcagtgtgtgaggCAGATGCAGCAGCCTAGTTTCCCGTGTTTGAGGTACCTGCTCTCCTGTGACACCCACTCGCAGCTCTTCCTGTCGCACCTGCAAGGACACAGCGCTGTCTTCTGGGACGGCGACAAGGACAACAG GAACTACAGTGTGGTGAACATGGAGAGGGGtcaggtggaggtgaagaggatgGCGTGTCCAGGAAGTCAACTCAGCTGTCAGATGAAAATGAACAACACACTCTGGATCGCCACCGAG GAGCAGGAGGTGTTTATCTACAGCCTGAAGGAGATGTGTCCCCTGAGCCAGCCCCAGAAGCACCTGTGCTTCCCGGCCATCGTCACCTGCCTGTTTCCTGTGCCTGCCATTGCCCAG aACCTGGCCCGGGTGTTTGCGGGCATGGCAGATGGGCTGGTGGCAGTGTATACCTTGGTGGAGGACATGCCCATAGAAGGGGACACCTACCTGTGCTCCCACACCATCAACAGGACAGTGTTTGGCCTGGAGGACTCGGACCCCAGACAGAGGCCCTACCCTGTCAGGACCATGGTTCTTGTGTGCAGCGGCTCCCAg CTGTGGTACTCGAACGGGCCGGGGGTCCTGGTCCTGGACTGCCAGAGCCTGCAGCCTCTGCAGCGCCTGGAGCCCTACAGCCCGCCGTCCTGTGTGACAGCCCTGGcctccagcctgtgtgtgtggggggaggaggctgTGTGGGCCCTGGACGACCACACCAACACCCTGCTGCTCTACCACGCTGCCAGCTACCAGCTCTGTGCCACGTACAG CTGCGGCGACACCAACCCTCTACGCGACGTCTTTACTGTGCAGAGGCCTGGTGGGGCTACCGTGGCAACGACCCCTGACATTGAGTTAGAGTCGCCAGTTGCCGAGGAGACGGAGCCAGAATGGCTGACCGGGGAAGTGACCCTGATCTACAGCGAGGAGGCGGGGACCCAGATCATCCAGCACCAGGATTCGCTAACAGACTACTGCTCCATGACCTCTGACTCCGCCCTTTCATCTGAGCTGCAGGGATTGGACAGGTCCAGCTCCGGAGCCCTCAGCTCATTGGCCAGCTCCATCAGCATGCCTCTCTCTACAGACtacgaggagacagacaggacaccGGACCTCAAACCTGGCACCCTGACTGAGACCGACCACCCTGACACTGGTCACCAGCCCGACCACCCAGAGAAGGACACAGCTGAGACTGACCCCTGTGTTaaacccacacctcctcccctgcagGCCTTCAATGTGCTGACTGTGAATGGAACTGTGTGGATCCCCAG gCGTGGTGGGGACGTGATGGTGATCGAGGTgcagcagcaagcagaccagctTAGGGGGCGTGTCATCGCCGTGCTCCGCCCACCAGAAAACTCCTCCAACGG AATCCTAGAGGAGGCAGCGCTGGTAGCAAAGGACACTGTTGTGTGTGGCTTTCGCAAGGAAAACAGCGAgtggtgcctgtgtgtctggaggggctggggctcGCGCGAGCTGGAAGTCTTCTACCAGTCCTACGAAGAGCTGGGCCGCTTGGAGATCGGCTTGAGAAAAAGAAGGTAG